A window of Streptomyces sp. NBC_01142 genomic DNA:
TTCATCGTGGCGACCACGGAAGTCGCGAAGGGCGACGAGCCCGACAGTGCGGTGCCGTTCCTGCTCCTGGAGATCTCCCAACTCCTGCTCACCGGGGGTCGGCTGGGCGCGCACGAGGACATCATCCCGGACGAGCGGTACGAACCGGACACCGGTCCGGACCTGGATGTCGACGATCTGCGTGAGCGGTTCGCCGTGCTGCTCGACCCGGTGGACATCTTCTCCGAGGTCTTCGACCCGTACGAGCCGCGCAAGCTGCCGGTCGCCTCCCGGATCTCCGACAACCTCGCGGACATCGTCACCGACCTGCGCCACGGCCTGGCCCACTACCGGGCGGGCCGCACCAGCGAGGCGCTGTGGTGGTGGCAGTTCTCCTACTTCTCCAACTGGGGCCCTACGGCCTCCGCGACGCTGCGCGCCCTGCAGTCCCTGGTCGCCCACGTACGCCTCGACCAGCCCCTGCAGGAGCTGGACGGCCTGGACACGGACGAGGACCTCGCCGAGGACGCGCTGGCGGAGGAGGCCGGCAGGGTCATGGTGGAGGAGATCGCGGGCCCGCTCGGTCTGCGTACGGTCACCTGAAGCCTGGGAGCCTGAGGCCTGGGAGCCGCCTCCCTGTAGCGGAACCGGGACATCCGCGTGTCCTGGTCGTCCTCGCCGCACTGCTACTTTCCGGCCACTGTCGGGACAGAGCCGGGGAGCGGTCGCAGTGAGACATGGCTGGATACGCAGGGTGGCGGGGCTCGCGGCGGTGACGGCCGGTCTGCTGGTGGCCGGGTGCTCGCCGGACGAGGTCCGGACATCCGACGGGGGCAGCGCCACGCCCTCCGTCTCCCTCTCGCCCACGGCCGCCCCGCCGGCGTCCGCGTCCCCCGTGGCTTCGCCGTCGAAGGCCACGCCGTCGTCCGCAGCACCCTCCCGGACGTCCGCCGCACCGGCGGCGCGTCCGGCGCAGCCCAGGCCGCAGCCCAAGCCTCAGCCGAAGCCGACCGTCCTGTCGATGCATGCCTCGACCGCTGCGGGTGGCCGGGTGGACCTGGTCCGCGGCGGCGCCGCCCAGGAATTCACGGTCGCCGTCCGCAACGGCAACACCCGGGCGTACAGCGCACTGCTCGTCGTCTTCCAGATGGAGATGATGGAGTCGGCCGGGGGTGCCACCCCGCCGCAGAACGGCTTCGTACTGGAACGCCGCGACCCGGTCACCGGCGCCTGGCGTGCGGTCGAGCTGCGGGTCGCCAATGACGTCCAGCCGCACTATCTGTTCAGCGGCGGCACCCCACTGGCCAAGGACGTGCCCCGGACCGAGCGTTACCGCATCCGGGCCGGATCGGCCGGTGCGGAAGGCTCCATGCCGTTGATGATCCGCCTGGTCGACACCGCGGCGCCGGAGAGCGCGAGCGACGGGCGGGGCGTCCCGGCGCGTACGTCGCTGATGGTCACCGCGCGCTGAGTGTGGGGCGGAGCGGGTGCGCGTCAGCCGAGGACGGTTGCGAAGGCCAGTGCCACCCGCTCGATCCAGTCGATGGCGTCACTCGTCTCGGCCTCGACAACCCTGAGGTTGAGAAGGCGACCCAGGATCCGGCGACCAACGTCTACATTGCGTGGGAGTACCTTGCCCAGCTGAAAGCGGAGAGCTCGTTCGCCGATGTACCGCCGGACCAGATGACACCGGCGCAGTACCAGGAACTGGCTGCCCGGTACAACGGCGGCCCGGGTTGGCAGACGAACGACGCCCAGGCATACGGTCGTGGCTTCAGCCGCAACATCGACGATGCGAGGCAGGCCCTGGGTGACTGAGCAAGAGACGAAGGAGCGCCCGGGAAGGCCGCCGACGGCTGTCTTCGCGACAGTGCTGTGCGCCGCGGTTCTGATGGCGCTGCACGCCGTCGGAGGCTTCTTTCTGCTCAACGCCCTGCTTACCGAGTCCGAGGGCCCGTGGGACGCCACCGTCACCGACACCGTGCGGTTGATGGCTGTCCTCGCCCTGGTGGCGGAGCTTGTAGCCGCAGCTGTCACTGCGGCGTTCATCGCGTTGGGACGCCTGCGGCGATGGTGGTACGTGATTCCCGCTGCGCTGATCCTGACGGCAGTTGTACGGATGGTGTTCGCTCCGGGTCCGTAGGGCGCCGTCTTCACCTGGGGCAGGCCGACGTCAGCGAGCAGGGAAACACGCTCGTCGGTGGCAGGTCTAGGCGAGAGCTGAGAGCAGGGCCGACGGGGCGACGAAGGGTGCGGTGGGCGTCGGCTCGGAGTACCAGCACAGGGGCCAGGTGTTCCCGCCCAGCGCGGGGATCCCGATGTACGCGACCGTGCGGCTGCCCGCGATGCCGAACCGCTGCACGCCCAAAGGCCAGGCCTTCAGCCCCGCTGAGTCGGCCCGGTTCGTCGAGCGGATGGTGGAAGAGCTATGAGCGAGCAGCTGAAGTGGTTCAAGTCCAGCTATAGCGACGGCGAGGGTGGTGCCTGCGTCGAGATCGCCGCCTGCCCCACGACCATCCACGTCCGGGACTCGAAGCTCGCCAAGAGCCCCGAACTGACCCTCCCCGCCGCGGCCTGGGCCGCATTCGTCGCCAACGTCCCAGGTCGGCCCGGAGCTTGAGCCTCGAGTCCCGAGCCCTTTTTGCAAGGAATGGGTGGGTTGATTTGAACCCACCCGCCCTCCCCTGTAGGCGAGTTGAGGCCACGTCACCCACGTGAGTGACTTTGTGTGATCAGCTTGCATCGCAACGTATGCACCGCCTACGTTCGCGGCAAGGAAACGGCCCCGGCCGGTGCTAGCAACACCAGGTCGGGGCCTCACCTACGCATCGAAAGCACTCGATCGTGGCTTACGCTCACACTAGCCCTGCCCTGCCTGTGTCCGCACACCCCATGGCTAATCCGGGGTACGGAAAGCGCCTCACGGCTGACGAAAGCCCGCGCGCAGAAGCGGA
This region includes:
- a CDS encoding DUF397 domain-containing protein: MSEQLKWFKSSYSDGEGGACVEIAACPTTIHVRDSKLAKSPELTLPAAAWAAFVANVPGRPGA
- a CDS encoding DUF5063 domain-containing protein, producing the protein MSDANLHAVNQDPDSFAVQIADSIESFIVATTEVAKGDEPDSAVPFLLLEISQLLLTGGRLGAHEDIIPDERYEPDTGPDLDVDDLRERFAVLLDPVDIFSEVFDPYEPRKLPVASRISDNLADIVTDLRHGLAHYRAGRTSEALWWWQFSYFSNWGPTASATLRALQSLVAHVRLDQPLQELDGLDTDEDLAEDALAEEAGRVMVEEIAGPLGLRTVT